A genomic region of Notamacropus eugenii isolate mMacEug1 chromosome 3, mMacEug1.pri_v2, whole genome shotgun sequence contains the following coding sequences:
- the LOC140533319 gene encoding A-type voltage-gated potassium channel KCND2-like, whose protein sequence is MVPKTIAGKIFGSICSLSGVLVIALPVPVIVSNFSRIYHQNQRADKRRAQKKARLARIRAAKSGSANAYMQSKRNGLLSNQLQSSGEDEQAFVSKSGSCFETQHHHLLHCLEKTTNHEFVDEQVYEESCMEVSTVNRPSSHSPSLSSQQGVTSTCCSRRHKKTFRIPNANVSGSRQGSVQELSTIQIRCVERTPLSNSRSSLNAKMEECVKLNCEQPYVTTAIISIPTPPVTTPEGDDRPESPEYSGGNIVRVSAL, encoded by the exons ATGGTACCAAAGACCATCGCTGGAAAGATCTTTGGTTCCATCTGCTCCCTGAGTGGTGTCTTAGTCATCGCGCTGCCTGTTCCTGTGATTGTTTCCAACTTCAGTCGAATCTATCACCAAAATCAACGAGCTGATAAACGGAGGGCACAAAAG AAAGCAAGGCTTGCAAGAATCCGGGCAGCCAAGAGTGGAAGTGCCAATGCTTATATGCAGAGCAAACGAAATGGATTACTGAGTAACCAGCTCCAG TCCTCCGGAGAAGATGAACAGGCCTTTGTTAGCAAATCTGGCTCTTGCTTTGAAACCCAGCACCACCACCTGCTTCACTGTCTGGAAAAAACTACG AATCATGAATTTGTGGATGAACAAGTTTATGAGGAGAGCTGCATGGAAGTTTCAACAGTCAACCGCCCTTCAAGTCACAGTCCTTCTCTCTCATCACAACAAGGTGTCACCAGCACTTGCTGCTCAAGACGACACAAAAAAACTTTCCGGATCCCAAATGCCAATGTATCAGGGAGCCGCCAAGGCAGTGTACAAGAACTCAGTACTATCCAAATCAGGTGTGTGGAGAGAACACCTTTATCTAACAG CCGATCCAGTTTAAATGCCAAAATGGAAGAGTGTGTTAAACTAAACTGTGAGCAACCTTACGTGACTACAGCAATAATAAGTATACCAACACCTCCAGTAACAACCCCTGAAGGAGATGACAGGCCAGAATCTCCAGAGTACTCAGGAGGAAACATTGTCAGAGTATCTGCTTTGTAA